The DNA sequence GAGGGTCGCCCCGACGAGCACCACCGCCGGCATCAGCACCCGGTGGTCGGAGGTGTTGAACAGCCCGCGGCAGAGATGCGGCACCGCCAGGCCGAGGAAGGCGATCGGGCCGCAAAACGCCGTCACCGAGCCGGTGAGCACCGCCGTCATGGCGAGGCAGAGCAGGCGCGCCCGCCCCACCCCGACGCCCAGACTGGTGGCGTAGCGCTCGCCGAGCAACAGCGCATTGAGCGGCTTGACCATGGCGAGCGCCCCCACCAGGCCGACCGCGGAAACCGGCATCAGCACTCCGATCTGATCCCAGGTCACCGACGCGAAGCTACCGTCGAGCCAGTTGAGCATCACCCGCACGTCGGTCTCGTCGATGAAGTGAAACAGCAGGCTGAGCAAGCTCTTGGCGATCGCCGCCATCATGATGCCGGCGACCAGCAGCGTCACCGTGCTCACCCGCCGCGCCACCACCGCCACCAGGGCGAGCATCAAGCATGCTCCCACCGTCGCGCCGAAGGCCAGGGACAGGTCGCCCAGGATGTGGAACGGGCCGAGACTCGCCAGCCCGGCGGACGACGCCGCCCACACGATCAATCCCACCCCGACCGAGGCGCCGTCGAGCACGCCGAGGACCCAGGGGCCGGCGAGCGGGTTGCGGAACAGGGTCTGGAGCAGCAGTCCGCAGACCGCCAGGGAGGCACCGCCGAAGATCGCCGTGACCGCCCGCGGAAGTCGAAATTCCCACACGATCTGCGCCCAGCTGGCGCGCTCCGGCGTCTCGCCGGCGAGAATGCTCACCACGTCGCCCAGGGGAATCCGCACCGAGCCGATGGTGACCTCCAACAGGAAGAGCGCCACCAGTCCGACGACCAGACCGAGGAAGATGACCGCGTTCAAGCCGATGCGGCGGCTGGCCGGGCGCGCCGGAGCGCGGTCCGCAGTCAGCGTCTCGCTCACGCCTCACCTCCCCTGGGCTCGAGCTGCGAGGGCGCATCGCCAAGCCGCCGGAAGAACACCAGCCGGTGATCGGGCAGGAGCTCGGGATGGAAGATACGGATCATGTCGGCGAGAACGAGATCGGGCTCGATCAGCATCCGATCATAGAACGGCGCCCGTCCCGGCTCCGGAGCATCGGCGTCGAAGCTGTAAAGCTCGCCCTGCTGGACGACCGGTAGGGCGGCGAGTCGCTGCTCCTGCGCCAACGCGTCGGAGAGGTTGCGGATGTTGGGCGGAACCCAGATCCAATGGTCGGCCTCGGCAGCGCGCTCGAAGGCCGAGATCAGCGGCACCTCGAACCAGTTGAGCGGCGTGTCTTCCTGCCAGAAGTACTCGCCGCCGGCGTCCGCGATCTGGCGCGCGAAAACATTGTCGGCACCGAAGACGTTCCAGGCGTCCTTGTCGAACCAATCGGTGACCACCACCGGCCGATGCCGGATGTCTTCAACTTCGGCAGCGAGTCGCTGATAGCGTTCTTCGATCCCGGCCAGGAGCTCGTTCGCGGCGCGCTCCCGATTGAAGAAGAGCGCCAGCCAGGCGACCCACTCGCTGGCGGCGAGGGGCGTCGCCTCGAGGTGCTGGGCGTCGAGCACCACCGGTGCCCCGACCGCTTCGAGCAAATGCTCGACCTCGTAATCGGCATAGGCGGTGAAGTTATCGACCACCAGACCGGCTTCGAGATCCAACAG is a window from the Acidobacteriota bacterium genome containing:
- a CDS encoding iron ABC transporter permease: MSETLTADRAPARPASRRIGLNAVIFLGLVVGLVALFLLEVTIGSVRIPLGDVVSILAGETPERASWAQIVWEFRLPRAVTAIFGGASLAVCGLLLQTLFRNPLAGPWVLGVLDGASVGVGLIVWAASSAGLASLGPFHILGDLSLAFGATVGACLMLALVAVVARRVSTVTLLVAGIMMAAIAKSLLSLLFHFIDETDVRVMLNWLDGSFASVTWDQIGVLMPVSAVGLVGALAMVKPLNALLLGERYATSLGVGVGRARLLCLAMTAVLTGSVTAFCGPIAFLGLAVPHLCRGLFNTSDHRVLMPAVVLVGATLALGADLVTHLPWARQFLHLNTVTSMIGAPVVLWLVLRRRHLRSLEL
- a CDS encoding ABC transporter substrate-binding protein encodes the protein MEGSLVRALSLAAVVMAVAGGCAPAVPIPSHSVWPAVPFDGTTNLADGCVEDFDPAADYFPEKVRFRHTEQLEVEYRGHYKVVTLRPRIDPERVRRWVLVQCGTPAPEASQGTVIEVPVARFAVTPPGWAGAVDALGLADHLTGLGTIQRLTTPSLLARVESGELVEIGRFHHTDVERLLDLEAGLVVDNFTAYADYEVEHLLEAVGAPVVLDAQHLEATPLAASEWVAWLALFFNRERAANELLAGIEERYQRLAAEVEDIRHRPVVVTDWFDKDAWNVFGADNVFARQIADAGGEYFWQEDTPLNWFEVPLISAFERAAEADHWIWVPPNIRNLSDALAQEQRLAALPVVQQGELYSFDADAPEPGRAPFYDRMLIEPDLVLADMIRIFHPELLPDHRLVFFRRLGDAPSQLEPRGGEA